The Pungitius pungitius chromosome 8, fPunPun2.1, whole genome shotgun sequence genome has a window encoding:
- the LOC119194000 gene encoding transcription factor HES-5-like — protein sequence MKPAEIRSSLQRPLQHRDPHMAPTITAARTSSQEHLPLTHKLRKPLVEKLRRERINSSIEQLKSLLDPEFLKQQPDSKLEKADILEMTVCVLRRLQQQNHQAVDSAAVGQGYSRCVQEVTHFLCEEQVKTQSQRRLLNHFNKLQSSCEKNLRDADFSPLSSSVQTSISKDKSPVSSAPWRPW from the exons ATGAAGCCAGCAGAGATCAGATCCTCTCTACAGAGACCTCTACAGCACAGAGATCCACACATGGCTCCTACAATCACTGCAGCAAGGACCAGTTCTCAAGAGCACCTGCCTCTGACCCACAAG CTCAGGAAGCCTCTGGTGGAGAAGTTACGCAGAGAGAGAATCAACAGCAGCATTGAGCAGCTCAAGTCTCTCCTGGATCCAGAGTTCCTCAAACAGCAGCCAGACTCCAAGCTGGAGAAAGCAGACATCCTGGAGATGACCGTTTGTGTCCTGAGACGACTGCAGCAGCAGAATCATCAAGCTGTGGACTCAGCAGCTGTTGGACAGGGCTACTCCAGATGTGTCCAAGAGGTgacccacttcctgtgtgaggAGCAGGTGAAGACACAGTCCCAGAGAAGACTGCTGAACCACTTCAACAAGCTGCAGTCTTCCTGTGAGAAGAACCTGAGAGACGCTGACTTCTCTCCTCTGAGCTCCTCAGTCCAGACCAGCATCAGCAAAGACAAGAGTCCAGTGagcagcgccccctggaggccgTGGTAG
- the LOC134132277 gene encoding transcription factor HES-5-like produces MKPAEIRSSLQRPLQHRDPHMAPTITAARTSSQEPLPLTHKLRKPLVEKLRRERINSSIEQLKSLLDPEFLKQQPDSKLEKADILEMTVCVLRRLQQQNHQAVDSAAVGQGYSRCVQEVTHFLCEEQVKTQSQRRLLNHFNKLQSSCEKNLRDADFSPLSSSVQTSISKDKSPVSSAPWRPW; encoded by the exons ATGAAGCCAGCAGAGATCAGATCCTCTTTACAGAGACCTCTACAGCACAGAGATCCACACATGGCTCCTACAATCACTGCAGCAAGGACCAGTTCTCAGGAGCCCCTGCCTCTGACCCACAAG CTCAGGAAGCCTCTGGTGGAGAAGTTACGCAGAGAGAGAATCAACAGCAGCATTGAGCAGCTCAAGTCTCTCCTGGATCCAGAGTTCCTCAAACAGCAGCCAGACTCCAAGCTGGAGAAAGCAGACATCCTGGAGATGACCGTTTGTGTCCTGAGACGACTGCAGCAGCAGAATCATCAAGCTGTGGACTCAGCAGCTGTTGGACAGGGCTACTCCAGATGTGTCCAAGAGGTgacccacttcctgtgtgaggAGCAGGTGAAGACACAGTCCCAGAGAAGACTGCTGAACCACTTCAACAAGCTGCAGTCTTCCTGTGAGAAGAACCTGAGAGACGCTGACTTCTCTCCTCTGAGCTCCTCAGTCCAGACCAGCATCAGCAAAGACAAGAGTCCAGTGagcagcgccccctggaggccgTGGTAG
- the LOC119193999 gene encoding transcription factor HES-5-like, producing MKPAEIRSSLQRPLQHRDPHMASTITAARTSSQEPLPLTHKLRKPLVEKLRRERINSSFEQLKSLLDPEFLKQQPDSKLEKADILEMTVCVLRRLQQQNHQAVDSAAVGQGYSRCVQEVTHFLCEEQVKTQSQRRLLNHFNKLQSSCEKNLRDADFSPLSSSVQTSISKDKSPVSSAPWRPW from the exons ATGAAGCCAGCAGAGATCAGATCCTCTCTACAGAGACCTCTACAGCACAGAGATCCACACATGGCTTCTACAATCACTGCAGCAAGGACCAGTTCTCAGGAGCCCCTGCCTCTGACCCACAAG CTCAGGAAGCCTCTGGTGGAGAAGTTACGCAGAGAGAGAATCAACAGCAGCTTTGAGCAGCTCAAGTCTCTCCTGGATCCAGAGTTCCTCAAACAGCAGCCAGACTCCAAGCTGGAGAAAGCAGACATCCTGGAGATGACCGTTTGTGTCCTGAGACGACTGCAGCAGCAGAATCATCAAGCTGTGGACTCAGCAGCTGTTGGACAGGGCTACTCCAGATGTGTCCAAGAGGTgacccacttcctgtgtgaggAGCAGGTGAAGACACAGTCCCAGAGAAGACTGCTGAACCACTTCAACAAGCTGCAGTCTTCCTGTGAGAAGAACCTGAGAGACGCTGACTTCTCTCCTCTGAGCTCCTCAGTCCAGACCAGCATCAGCAAAGACAAGAGTCCAGTGagcagcgccccctggaggccgTGGTAG
- the LOC119194003 gene encoding transcription factor HES-5-like produces the protein MKPAEIRSSLQRPLQHRDPHMAPTITAARTSSQEHLPLTHKLRKPLVEKLRRERINSSIEQLKSLLDPEFLKQQPDSKLEKADILEMTVCVLRRLQQQNHQAVDSAAVEQGYSRCVQEVTHFLCEEQVKTQSQRRLLNHFNKLQSSCEKNLKDADFSPLSSSVQTSISKDKSPVSSAPWRPW, from the exons ATGAAGCCAGCAGAGATCAGATCCTCTCTACAGAGACCTCTACAGCACAGAGATCCACACATGGCTCCTACAATCACTGCAGCAAGGACCAGTTCTCAGGAGCACCTGCCTCTGACCCACAAG CTCAGGAAGCCTCTGGTGGAGAAGTTACGCAGAGAGAGAATCAACAGCAGCATTGAGCAGCTCAAGTCTCTCCTGGATCCAGAGTTCCTCAAACAGCAGCCAGACTCCAAGCTGGAGAAAGCAGACATCCTGGAGATGACCGTTTGTGTCCTGAGACGACTGCAGCAGCAGAATCATCAAGCTGTGGACTCAGCAGCTGTTGAACAGGGCTACTCCAGATGTGTCCAAGAGGTgacccacttcctgtgtgaggAGCAGGTGAAGACACAGTCCCAGAGAAGACTGCTGAACCACTTCAACAAGCTGCAGTCTTCCTGTGAGAAGAACCTGAAAGACGCTGACTTCTCTCCTCTGAGCTCCTCAGTCCAGACCAGCATCAGCAAAGACAAGAGTCCAGTGagcagcgccccctggaggccgTGGTAG
- the LOC119194004 gene encoding transcription factor HES-5-like yields MKPAEIRSSLQRPLQHRDPHMAPTITAARTSSQEHLPLTHKLRKPLVEKLRRERINSSIEQLKSLLDPEFLKQQPDSKLEKADILEMTVCVLRRLQQQNHQAVDSAAVEQGYSRCVQEETHFLCEEQVKTQSQRRLLNHFNKLQSSCEKNLRDADFSPLSSSVQTSISKDKSPVSSAPWRPW; encoded by the exons ATGAAGCCAGCAGAGATCAGATCCTCTCTACAGAGACCTCTACAGCACAGAGATCCACACATGGCTCCTACAATCACTGCAGCAAGGACCAGTTCTCAAGAGCACCTGCCTCTGACCCACAAG CTCAGGAAGCCTCTGGTGGAGAAGTTACGCAGAGAGAGAATCAACAGCAGCATTGAGCAGCTCAAGTCTCTCCTGGATCCAGAGTTCCTCAAACAGCAGCCAGACTCCAAGCTGGAGAAAGCAGACATCCTGGAGATGACCGTTTGTGTCCTGAGACGACTGCAGCAGCAGAATCATCAAGCTGTGGACTCAGCAGCTGTTGAACAGGGCTACTCCAGATGTGTCCAAGAGGAgacccacttcctgtgtgaggAGCAGGTGAAGACACAGTCCCAGAGAAGACTGCTGAACCACTTCAACAAGCTGCAGTCTTCCTGTGAGAAGAACCTGAGAGACGCTGACTTCTCTCCTCTGAGCTCCTCAGTCCAGACCAGCATCAGCAAAGACAAGAGTCCAGTGagcagcgccccctggaggccgTGGTAG